From a single Lolium rigidum isolate FL_2022 chromosome 7, APGP_CSIRO_Lrig_0.1, whole genome shotgun sequence genomic region:
- the LOC124669840 gene encoding esterase CBG03338-like yields the protein MADQLTDDQIAEFKEAFSLFDKDGDGCITTKELGTVMRSLGQNPTEAELQDMINEVDADGNGTIDFPEFLNLMARKMKDTDSEEELKEAFRVFDKDQNGFISAAELRHVMTNLGEKLTDEEVDEMIREADVDGDGQINYEEFVKQLPHTVLAFLRLETTCLPCCVLGRVEPMEQEKKYKVLCLHGFRTSGSFLKKQISKWHPSIFEQFEMVFPDGMYPAGGKSDIEGIFPPPYFEWFQFNKEFTEYTNLDECISYLCDYMVKNGPFDGLLGFSQGATLSALLIGYQAQCKVLNDHPPIQFMVSVSGSKFRDPSICDVAYKAPIKAKSVHFIGEKDWLKVPSEELAAAFDDPLIIRHPQGHTVPRLDDASIKQLSAWSSSILEDLKSSDAPLVSESVNPSGKEYVGTETTENLVEQVAA from the exons atggcggatCAGCTCACCGACGACCAGATCGCCGAGTTCAAGGAGGCCTTCAGCCTGTTCGACAAGGACGGAGATG GTTGCATCACAACCAAGGAGCTGGGAACGGTCATGCGCTCGCTGGGGCAGAACCCAACGGAGGCTGAGCTCCAGGACATGATCAATGAAGTCGATGCTGATGGCAACGGCACCATTGATTTCCCAGAGTTCCTCAATCTGATGGCTCGCAAGATGAAGGACACTGACTCTGAGGAAGAGCTCAAGGAGGCCTTCAGGGTGTTCGACAAGGACCAAAATGGCTTCATCTCTGCTGCTGAGCTCCGTCATGTCATGACAAACCTTGGTGAGAAGCTAACCGACGAGGAGGTCGACGAGATGATCCGTGAAGCTGATGTTGATGGTGATGGCCAGATCAACTACGAGGAGTTTGTCAAG CAACTACCACACACAGTCCTGGCCTTTTTAAGGCTTGAAACTACCTGTCTTCCGTGCTGTGTGCTTGGAAGAGTAGAACCCATGGAGCAGGAGAAGAAATATAAGGTGCTCTGCTTACATGGCTTCCGGACAAGTGGGAGCTTCTTGAAGAAGCAGATCAGCAAATGGCACCCTTCCATCTTCGAACAATTTGAAATG GTCTTCCCTGATGGTATGTACCCAGCTGGAGGGAAATCAGATATAGAGGGCATATTCCCCCCACCATACTTTGAATGGTTTCAGTTCAACAAG GAATTCACCGAATACACAAATCTGGATGAGTGCATTTCATATCTGTGTGATTACATGGTGAAGAATGGACCTTTTGATGGCCTGCTTGGATTCTCCCAG GGTGCAACACTTTCAGCCCTTCTGATAGGCTACCAAGCACAG TGCAAGGTGCTAAATGATCACCCACCAATTCAGTTCATGGTATCAGTATCTGGGAGCAAGTTCAGGGACCCAAGCATTTGCGATGTGGCCTACAAGGCCCCGATCAAGGCAAAATCTGTCCATTTCATTGGAGAGAAGGACTGGCTGAAAGTACCTtctgaggagctggctgctgccttTGATGACCCTCTCATCATAAGGCATCCCCAGGGTCACACTGTCCCCAGGCTTG ACGACGCATCCATTAAGCAGCTTTCTGCATGGAGCTCCAGCATCCTGGAAGACCTCAAGAGTTCAGACGCTCCTCTGGTCTCGGAGTCGGTGAATCCGTCCGGTAAGGAATACGTTGGTACGGAGACAACAGAAAACCTGGTGGAACAAGTTGCAGCTTGA
- the LOC124669839 gene encoding CBL-interacting protein kinase 31-like: MYKARRAASLKVRRRVGKYELGRTIGEGTFAKVRIAKNMESGDHVAIKILDKVKVQKHGLVEQIRREICTMKLIQHPNVVRLHEVMGSKARIFIVLEYITGGELHDIIVDRGSLKEDEARKFFQQLINAVDYCHSRGVYHRDLKIENLLLDTAGNLKVSDFGLSAISEQVKADGLLHTTCGTPNYVAPEVIEDKGYDGALADLWSCGVILFVMLAGYLPFEDDNLASLYKKISAAQFVCPSWFSDGAKKLIARVLDPNPSTRITIAQLLKDQWFKKGYKPPVFDEKSQTTLDDVDAAFGDSEEKLVKEDMEGQPASMNAFELISLNRGLNLDNLFETDKKYKREKRFTSQCPPGEIITRIEAAAKPLGFDIQKKNYKMQMENLKPGRKGNLNVATEVFQVAPSLHVVELKKAKGDTLEFQKFYTKLSAQLKDVVWVCEGEAEERSSAT, from the exons ATGTACAAAGCTAGGAGGGCAGCTTCGCTCAAAGTGAGGCGCCGCGTCGGAAAGTATGAGCTTGGGCGCACGATTGGGGAAGGAACATTTGCAAAGGTCCGGATCGCAAAGAACATGGAGTCTGGGGATCATGTTGCCATCAAGATCCTTGACAAGGTGAAGGTTCAGAAGCATGGATTGGTCGAACAG ATTAGACGGGAAATTTGTACGATGAAGTTGATACAGCACCCCAATGTTGTTCGCCTGCATGAG GTGATGGGTAGTAAAGCAAGGATTTTCATTGTTCTCGAATATATTACGGGTGGAGAGCTGCATGACATTATC GTTGACCGCGGAAGCTTGAAGGAGGATGAAGCACGCAAGTTCTTTCAACAATTGATCAATGCAGTAGATTATTGCCACAGTAGGGGTGTATACCACAGAGACCTGAAG ATAGAGAATTTGTTGCTTGATACTGCTGGGAACCTCAAAGTCTCGGACTTTGGCTTAAGTGCTATATCTGAGCAGGTAAAG GCCGATGGATTACTGCATACTACATGTGGAACACCAAATTACGTTGCTCCTGAG GTTATTGAGGATAAGGGCTATGATGGTGCACTTGCAGACCTTTGGTCCTGTGGGGTAATTCTTTTTGTGATGCTTGCTGGATATCTGCCTTTTGAGGATGACAATCTCGCATCCCTTTATAAAAAG ATCTCTGCAGCACAATTTGTTTGTCCATCTTGGTTTTCTGATGGTGCTAAAAAGCTGATTGCCAGAGTTCTGGATCCTAATCCTTCCACT CGGATAACTATTGCTCAACTATTGAAAGATCAATGGTTCAAAAAAGGGTACAAGCCACCTGTCTTTGATGAGAAAAGCCAAACTACTCTGGATGATGTCGATGCTGCTTTTGGAGACTCAGAA GAAAAACTTGTGAAAGAGGACATGGAAGGGCAACCAGCTTCAATGAACGCATTTGAGTTGATATCACTGAATAGGGGACTGAATCTTGATAACTTGTTTGAAACAGATAAG AAGTACAAGAGAGAAAAAAGATTTACATCACAGTGTCCTCCCGGAGAGATCATCACTAGGATTGAAGCTGCAGCTAAGCCACTTGGGTTTGACatccaaaagaaaaattacaag ATGCAAATGGAGAACCTAAAACCGGGAAGAAAAGGAAATCTAAATGTTGCAACTGAG GTGTTCCAAGTGGCTCCATCTTTGCATGTCGTTGAGCTCAAAAAGGCAAAAGGAGATACTCTGGAATTTCAGAAG TTCTACACAAAACTCTCGGCTCAGCTAAAGGATGTTGTTTGGGTCTGTGAAGGTGAAGCTGAAGAAAGAAGCTCCGCAACATGA
- the LOC124673234 gene encoding puroindoline-A-like, with product MKTFLLLLLSLSLAASTTIAFAQCNNDVQGESTTTKDPLIPPHIGFAQCPDETIKKLDVCQDYMKERCMPGRDWRWWKSCKKVQRMCCQQLAETPQKCRCKTICKGFQSELGQILEHADLYGSFLKSTVASLTKRAQSLPSVCNMTPRSCNLPTTATGRC from the coding sequence ATGAAGACCTTCTTGCTCCTCCTCCTTTCTCTAAGCCTAGCAGCAAGCACCACCATCGCCTTTGCGCAATGCAACAATGATGTTCAAGGAGAGAGTACTACCACCAAAGACCCTCTTATTCCTCCTCATATTGGTTTTGCGCAATGCCCAGATGAGACTATAAAGAAGCTGGATGTTTGCCAGGATTACATGAAGGAGCGGTGTATGCCGGGCCGGGACTGGAGATGGTGGAAAAGCTGCAAGAAAGTGCAGAGAATGTGCTGCCAACAGTTGGCGGAGACGCCGCAGAAGTGCCGCTGCAAGACTATCTGCAAAGGATTCCAGAGCGAGCTCGGACAGATACTGGAACATGCTGACCTGTACGGTTCTTTCCTGAAGAGCACTGTTGCCAGTCTGACGAAGAGGGCCCAGAGCCTGCCCTCCGTGTGCAACATGACCCCAAGATCCTGCAACcttcccaccaccgccaccggtcgCTGCTAG
- the LOC124674838 gene encoding alpha-L-arabinofuranosidase 1-like produces MARPREGAVYRLHRALVVLCALCWTSSARLVMGQTGQLSVDASPQTARKIPDKMFGIFFEEINHAGAGGLWAELVSNRGFEAGGPNTPSNIDPWFIIGNESSIIVGTDRTSCFERNPVALRMEVLCDSKGTNVCPSGGVGVYNPGYWGMNIERRKSYKVSLHIRSSDAVSLSVSLRSSDGLQKLACHTITGGKKQFTNWTKIEFHLKSSINNTNSRLQFTTTKTGVLWLDQVSVMPSDTYMGHGFRKDLASMLADLKPKFLKFPGGNYAMGNYLRNAFQWGETVGPWEERPGHFNDAWGYWTDDGLGFFEFLQLAEDLGASPVWVVNDGASANEEVSTARIASLVKDVVDGIEFARGGPKTTWGSVRAAMGHPQPFKLDYVAIGNQECWMLYYRGNYQKFYSAIKASYPDINIVSSCDKSTISPSNPADLYDVHVYASSANMFSRTSMFDNTPRSGPKAIVSEYAVTGNDAGKGTLVAALAEAAFLVGLEKNSDVVEMASCAPLFVNDNDRRWSPDAIVFNSWQHYGCPNYWMLHFFKDSSGANFHPTAMQISNYDQMVASAITWQNPKDKSTYLKIKVVNFGNKGVDLNITITGLGSAIKSSGSKKTVLTSSAPLDENSFQQPEKVTPVSSSLADAKQQMGVSVSSYSLTSFDLLLEPSKHSTI; encoded by the exons ATGGCCAGGCCGAGAGAGGGTGCTGTTTATCGGCTTCATCGTGCACTGGTAGTTCTCTGTGCACTGTGTTGGACATCCTCTGCTAGGCTCGTGATGGGTCAAACAGGGCAGTTGAGCGTGGATGCCTCACCCCAGACTGCAAGGAAGATCCCCGATAAGATGTTCGGCATCTTTTTTGAG GAGATCAACCATGCTGGTGCTGGTGGGTTGTGGGCAGAGCTTGTAAGCAACAGAG gttttgAGGCCGGTGGGCCTAATACACCGTCAAACATCGACCCATGGTTCATAATTGGGAATGAATCAAGCATCATCGTGGGAACCGATCGGACATCTTGTTTTGAACGTAACCCGGTTGCACTTCGAATGGAAGTTCTTTGTGACTCTAAAGGAACTAATGTCTGCCCATCTGGAGGTGTTGGGGTCTATAATCCTGGTTACTGGGGCATG AACATTGAAAGAAGGAAGAGTTATAAGGTGAGCCTGCACATTAGGTCTTCAGATGCAGTTTCCTTGTCCGTTTCTTTGAGAAGCTCCGACGGTCTGCAGAAACTTGCTTGTCACACCATCAC GGGTGGGAAGAAACAATTCACCAACTGGACAAAAATAGAGTTTCATTTAAAATCCAGCATAAATAACACCAATTCAAGGCTTCAGTTTACAACCACTAAAACTGGGGTCCTTTGGCTCGATCAAGTGTCAGTTATGCCTTCGGACACTTACATG GGACATGGTTTTCGGAAGGATCTTGCTTCTATGTTGGCCGATTTAAAGCCCAAATTTCTCAAATTTCCAG GGGGTAACTATGCCATGGGAAATTATCTGAGAAATGCATTTCAGTGGGGTGAAACTGTGGGTCCATGGGAGGAAAGACCTGGCCACTTCAATGATGCTTGGGGATACTGGACTGATGATGGGCTTGGATTCTTTGAGTTCCTTCAG TTGGCTGAAGACCTTGGTGCTTCCCCTGTTTGGGTGGTTAATGATG GAGCAAGCGCTAATGAAGAAGTTTCTACAGCAAGGATTGCGTCACTGGTGAAG GATGTTGTTGATGGCATCGAGTTTGCTAGGGGAGGACCCAAAACTACATGGGGTTCAGTTCGTGCGGCAATGGGACATCCGCAACCCTTTAAGCTTGATTACGTTGCAATAGGGAATCAAGAATGCTGGATGCTCTACTACAGAG GCAATTACCAAAAGTTCTATTCTGCAATTAAAGCTTCCTACCCAGACATCAACATTGTATCAAGTTGTGATAAGTCAACTATTTCACCATCCAACCCTGCAGATCTGTATGATGTTCAT GTCTATGCATCTTCTGCCAATATGTTTTCCAGAACTAGTATGTTTGACAACACACCACGCAGTGGGCCAAAG GCAATTGTTAGTGAGTACGCTGTGACAGGAAATGATGCTGGCAAAGGAACACTGGTAGCAGCACTAGCAGAAGCTGCGTTTCTAGTTGGATTGGAAAAGAACAG TGATGTGGTGGAGATGGCGAGCTGCGCACCACTTTTCGTAAACGACAATGATCGCAG GTGGAGCCCAGATGCCATTGTATTCAACTCATGGCAGCACTACGGATGCCCGAACTACTGGATGCTACACTTCTTCAAGGACTCCAGTGGCGCAAACTTCCACCCCACAGCAATGCAGATCTCCAACTATGATCAGATGGTTGCATCTGCCATTACTTGGCAGAATCCTAAAGACAAAAGCACTTACCTGAAAATAAAG GTCGTAAACTTCGGCAACAAAGGTGTGGATCTCAACATAACTATTACCGGGCTGGGGAGCGCCATCAAGAGCTCTGGTTCGAAGAAGACCGTGTTGACGTCCTCTGCGCCGCTCGACGAGAACTCCTTCCAACAGCCAGAGAAG GTGACTCCAGTTTCGAGTTCATTGGCCGATGCCAAGCAGCAGATGGGCGTGTCAGTGAGCTCCTATTCCCTCACATCGTTCGATCTCCTGCTGGAACCAAGCAAGCACTCGACCATATAA